One Paraburkholderia dioscoreae DNA segment encodes these proteins:
- a CDS encoding phage holin family protein: MTIDTQSQRGEHSPLRRIIGSVFAILQTRLELVGIELAEEKDRLLGVLFLGLAAMMLATMALIALTALIAIAFWDTYRWQALASITAVYAVAGLACALKARSGLRNAPMVFEATIAEFEKDRDVFRKP, encoded by the coding sequence ATGACGATCGACACACAATCGCAGCGCGGAGAACATAGTCCCTTGCGCCGCATAATCGGTTCCGTGTTTGCCATTCTGCAAACGCGGCTGGAACTCGTTGGCATCGAACTCGCCGAAGAAAAGGACCGTCTGCTCGGCGTGCTGTTCCTTGGCCTCGCGGCCATGATGCTCGCCACCATGGCCTTGATCGCGCTCACGGCACTGATCGCCATTGCATTCTGGGACACTTACCGCTGGCAAGCGCTCGCCAGCATCACCGCGGTCTATGCGGTCGCAGGATTAGCCTGTGCGCTGAAAGCGCGCAGCGGTTTGCGCAACGCGCCGATGGTGTTCGAAGCGACCATTGCCGAGTTCGAAAAAGACCGCGACGTGTTCCGCAAACCATGA
- a CDS encoding DUF883 family protein, with protein MSEINKERLMSDIKTVLADAEDLLKQAASATGERASELRETALTRLKQAKEKAADVQVVVVEKGKKAARATDDYVHEHPWASIGIAAGAGVLLGLLINRK; from the coding sequence ATGTCGGAAATCAACAAGGAGAGATTGATGTCGGATATCAAAACCGTCCTCGCGGACGCTGAAGATCTGCTGAAACAGGCCGCGAGCGCCACCGGCGAGCGCGCTTCGGAACTTCGTGAAACAGCGCTGACGCGCCTGAAGCAGGCCAAGGAAAAGGCGGCTGACGTTCAGGTCGTCGTGGTCGAAAAAGGCAAGAAAGCAGCGCGCGCTACCGACGACTACGTGCACGAGCACCCGTGGGCATCCATCGGCATCGCCGCGGGCGCCGGTGTGCTGCTTGGGTTGTTGATCAACCGCAAGTAA
- a CDS encoding peroxiredoxin, whose protein sequence is MSLRLGDIAPDFEQQSSVGPIKFHEWLGDSWGVLFSHPADFTPVCTTELGLTAKLADEFEKRNVKTIALSVDSAESHKEWIKDINETQAANVGFPILADGDRKVSELYDMIHPNANETLTVRSLFVIDPKKKVRLIITYPASTGRNFDEVLRVIDSLQLTDSHSVATPGNWKQGDDVVIVPSLKDEEIIKQKFPKGYKALRPYLRMTPQPNK, encoded by the coding sequence ATGAGTCTACGTCTTGGCGATATCGCGCCGGATTTCGAGCAACAGTCGAGTGTCGGCCCGATCAAATTCCATGAGTGGCTGGGCGATAGCTGGGGTGTGCTGTTTTCGCATCCCGCTGACTTCACGCCGGTGTGCACGACCGAACTCGGGCTGACCGCGAAGCTCGCCGACGAATTCGAGAAGCGCAACGTGAAGACCATCGCGCTGTCGGTCGACAGCGCCGAGTCGCACAAGGAGTGGATTAAAGACATTAACGAGACTCAAGCGGCCAATGTCGGCTTCCCGATTCTCGCGGACGGCGACCGCAAGGTTTCCGAGCTGTACGACATGATTCACCCGAACGCGAACGAAACGCTGACCGTGCGCTCGCTGTTCGTGATCGACCCGAAGAAGAAGGTGCGTCTCATCATCACCTATCCGGCCAGCACGGGCCGTAACTTCGACGAAGTGCTGCGTGTGATCGATTCGCTGCAACTGACCGACAGTCACTCGGTTGCAACACCGGGCAACTGGAAGCAGGGCGATGACGTGGTGATCGTTCCGTCGCTGAAGGACGAGGAAATCATCAAGCAGAAATTCCCGAAGGGCTATAAGGCGCTGCGTCCGTATCTGCGCATGACGCCGCAGCCGAACAAGTAA
- a CDS encoding acyl-CoA dehydrogenase, protein MAEAAQFHWEDPLLLDQQLTEDERMVRDAAAAYAQDKLQPRVLEAFRHEKTDIEIFREMGELGLLGPTIPEQYGGPGLNYVAYGLIAREVERVDSGYRSMMSVQSSLVMVPIHEFGSEAQKQKYLPKLATGEWIGCFGLTEPNHGSDPGSMVTRAKKVDGGYSLSGSKMWITNSPIADVFVVWAKLEENGKDAIRGFILEKGWKGLSAPTIHSKVGLRASITGEIVLDEVFVPEENRFPEVSGLRGPFTCLNSARYGIAWGALGAAEACWHTARQYVLDRKQFGRPLAANQLIQKKLADMQTEITLGLQGVLRLGRMKDEGTAAVEITSIMKRNSCGKALDIARLARDMLGGNGISDEFGVARHLVNLEVVNTYEGTHDIHALILGRAQTGIQAFF, encoded by the coding sequence ATGGCCGAGGCCGCGCAGTTTCACTGGGAAGACCCGTTGCTGCTGGATCAGCAGCTCACCGAAGACGAACGCATGGTGCGCGACGCCGCCGCGGCTTACGCGCAGGACAAGTTGCAGCCGCGCGTGCTCGAAGCGTTCCGTCATGAGAAGACCGACATCGAGATCTTTCGCGAGATGGGCGAGCTCGGACTGCTCGGCCCGACGATTCCCGAACAATACGGCGGCCCCGGCCTGAACTACGTCGCTTATGGCCTGATCGCGCGCGAAGTGGAGCGCGTCGATTCCGGCTACCGGTCGATGATGTCGGTGCAATCGTCACTGGTCATGGTGCCGATCCACGAATTCGGCTCGGAAGCGCAGAAGCAGAAATACCTGCCGAAGCTCGCCACCGGCGAATGGATCGGCTGCTTCGGCCTGACCGAGCCGAACCACGGCTCCGATCCGGGCAGCATGGTCACGCGGGCCAAAAAGGTCGACGGCGGCTATTCGCTGTCGGGCTCGAAGATGTGGATCACCAACTCACCGATCGCCGACGTGTTCGTGGTGTGGGCGAAGCTCGAAGAAAACGGCAAGGACGCGATCCGCGGCTTCATTCTGGAGAAGGGCTGGAAAGGACTGTCGGCGCCGACCATCCACAGCAAGGTGGGTTTGCGCGCGTCGATCACCGGTGAGATCGTGCTCGACGAAGTGTTCGTGCCGGAAGAAAACCGTTTCCCCGAAGTCAGCGGTTTGCGCGGTCCGTTCACCTGTCTGAACTCGGCGCGCTACGGCATTGCCTGGGGCGCGCTGGGCGCGGCCGAAGCATGCTGGCACACCGCGCGCCAGTACGTGCTGGATCGCAAGCAGTTCGGCCGGCCGCTCGCCGCGAACCAGCTGATCCAGAAGAAGCTCGCCGATATGCAGACCGAGATCACGCTCGGGCTGCAAGGCGTGCTGCGTCTCGGCCGCATGAAGGACGAAGGCACCGCGGCTGTCGAGATCACCTCGATCATGAAGCGCAATTCATGCGGCAAGGCGCTGGATATCGCGCGGCTTGCACGCGACATGCTCGGCGGCAACGGCATCTCGGACGAGTTCGGCGTCGCGCGGCACCTGGTGAATCTGGAAGTGGTGAACACCTATGAAGGCACGCATGACATTCACGCGCTGATTCTCGGGCGCGCACAAACGGGCATTCAGGCTTTCTTCTGA
- a CDS encoding IclR family transcriptional regulator: protein MAPASTLSEPLDERKFVVALARGLDLLRAFKPGETMLGNRDFVERTGLPKATVNRLAYTLTVLGYLRLDETLGKYALDAGVLSLGFALLSGTDTLELARPHMRTFAREVGAAVSLGCRDGLDMIYLETIRSETALTLGLASGSKLSMLTSSMGRAYLAVQPLDARVALLAELRKAAGKEGDALVADAQKEIAAFTAQRCCYSFRAWHDDVNAVAVPFREPREGRWLVLSCSGPASSMGEEVFRDNVAPRLMALARRLGDTG from the coding sequence ATGGCGCCTGCATCCACTCTCTCCGAACCGCTCGACGAGCGCAAATTCGTCGTCGCCCTCGCACGCGGGCTGGATTTGCTGCGCGCGTTCAAGCCGGGAGAAACCATGCTCGGCAACCGCGATTTCGTCGAGCGCACGGGTTTGCCGAAGGCGACGGTCAACCGTCTTGCCTACACGCTGACCGTGCTCGGCTATCTGCGGCTGGACGAAACCCTGGGTAAATATGCGCTCGACGCCGGTGTGCTGTCGCTCGGATTCGCGCTGCTCTCGGGCACGGACACGCTCGAACTGGCACGCCCGCATATGCGCACGTTCGCGCGCGAGGTGGGCGCGGCGGTCTCGCTCGGTTGCCGCGACGGGCTCGACATGATCTATCTGGAGACGATCCGCAGTGAAACCGCGCTGACGCTCGGGCTGGCTTCGGGCTCCAAACTATCGATGCTGACGAGTTCGATGGGGCGCGCCTATCTCGCTGTGCAACCGCTCGACGCGCGCGTCGCGTTGCTGGCGGAACTACGGAAGGCCGCCGGTAAGGAAGGCGACGCATTGGTCGCCGACGCGCAGAAAGAAATCGCCGCGTTTACCGCGCAGCGCTGCTGCTATTCGTTCCGCGCGTGGCACGACGATGTCAATGCGGTCGCGGTGCCGTTTCGCGAGCCGCGTGAAGGTCGCTGGCTGGTGCTGAGTTGCAGCGGGCCGGCTTCATCGATGGGCGAAGAG